The following coding sequences are from one Sardina pilchardus chromosome 16, fSarPil1.1, whole genome shotgun sequence window:
- the znf638 gene encoding zinc finger protein 638 isoform X1, whose translation MLFFFSNFFSFALLLESFPVANSLNAFGSLGNLPVLPPASLQLAQIKTQLALHQLNALAATNATAVPSPAQTLLNLLKVSMSHPMYNPGGGGFSGSQRPMVSNQYGLGGQAGMDMGGSRIGPGAGPMSGPPPGMMPSMRSQQMGFPLGQRPAPMSQDIESSIEMHLRGAREEVRLLNRIMPQQPKPSDPRLHEDPREEMGGFPGQRGSGRMDEQSSADWSHFQPTNKLFSSSGLGHSSSSSSLFQTSGFGGGPGPGRGGVESQPGPRSGPPDHRPVRYTSESASSILASFGLSNEDLELLSHYPDDQLTPDNLPFILRDIRIRKTKRTMPDTDDRSPRDQRAQEPRQSKVIDYGHSSKYGYSEERSDSYGRDALPKELPKYERDVGSGPSFGGADLARRPQASPAMPISAKPPPMDHRNVLAGPPPELKPTPPSTMPGRDPVPKSAPPAPSCPAVMPPTHAVGARAGMMVLGDGSGGAKPPPAWSPAFPPPSNPSGMKRLPTPTMMNDYSAATPRIFPHTCSLCNVECVLIKDWIEHQNTNLHIESCRRLRKQYPDWNVETLPPVPRNESKAPVERRSPKRRSKSRSHSWTRSPSPRRHHGSTGRRPRSRSRSRSPARYRRSRSRSRSPRRLSRASPTSHGRRRSRSPPSHRSRSPPSRRSRSHSPRNYGRRSPPRSGRRVSPRRSSPHRRARSSSSERLAKKLIESSAGLNIKDSSALEAVVNSLAPSLLAELAKRKSAGASSSTSRDSGRKRSPSPSPKRTSSKSSSSSANKSTSSSIKKKAGPGTACLLRFKGVPHKTTDQELVDVIQPFGKINHAFVIKAIEEASVCMEREEDARGLANFKNLRIHGRLITICREEELTDPRARPAGREERKVMVIKKKDTGMGRAPPARQVAKPPGRALLPFPRRMPPLLHNPAVGPGKPGRYPAKAGQGAGKDSKTAGKANQTQGKANQTQGKANQTQGKASQAPGKANQTSGKANQTSGKANQTSGKTVGKAGQAPAKAGQNSAKSGQTAAKPPQSTTKSGPASQTAKAKPKETAAVKKVVKREIPWRKNVITISGIPASGVTEEQLVDLAKPYGCKTVPIIAVNQGKAFIEMPSMEAAEAMVKAYSETPAKIEDAQLTVSMMTTPIDLKYTESVFRVLMGMAKTEEIATLPERLLIVSNVPVATSASSEILELVKRFGAYKQALPLNKRIIFEMDTPAIARAVHNRFKKFPCIIQNNPLNFTLAKPLKPAEDVKKKKGANSNKAGAKPAEASKKAAPTATATATATATATAAAAAAAIATAAEDEAKQPKTPAATADAVPLEAASSAPTTAPPCDDAQSVTPEATASLPPSDATPDPTTTTTVPPSDDSLAVTVTPDSSAVAASPDGLAVTPNISEAKEPPCEAPAEVTPDVTATPSTERVSTPPAVVTDSQPDPTPAQETPPIAEKAEEASAENAGIPETAETDTQEENLPKDTAAAEESAVEASQIEEDAPATASGTKDVESRQDNQEDTETSPGAEPMEVPMQQSEPKEENAGVEQDAVANSNSAEITKAAASPSVAMETPKISTEEAEQVSEDKQDDCVEPQPSKDKELANSEEPPCESSSSSNPPPPPASSEECSAPPGEKPAATAAALNPAPPDGGPVLDFPPVTQEILRALEAAVHQCRMQSSLRRAEEEARQKQAEAEKKNPAAGNKPATPSKTPATPSKAAAKPSPQEKKAPGTDVKKANASSAVGGGNGRGRKDSSPERDSRHRSRSRAGSDEEQLPTSRRGGSSSSSSSRRSRQDSSPATKKGREDDSKHKSHGTSRSTRSSSSSKDKKEQVAVEQQEQQQEEEEEDDFFPFNMDEFVTVDEVCDDAEEEPAEVPEETSKRKRSDSPQPVESSQPPKKPATASLKAPKTSTPASKGKQAKKATPRTSSRRTRSSAATESKDDVEDVSETELQSDDSKPNADEADEPKKDLPKTDTAAAAAAAVVGAEDQQGAVEDAKVAEVTAETAANSDSSEQNQTQEVKVEVKIEETSPVRPVTKLEESHVAIENVKTEPSTLLLSEETEVAVKGPDAVKVEESADTESAVAKTDTQTSKEEISEAANQEEKSDLSVAGHPNPNLLVTLDEVSEGEEDFPNDGEDDAEEEERLKRQAGEDPEGLVTVDEVGGEDEGENLDEQFRDMQALVTLDEIVADEEEEEEEDGESEQPALCSDTVHDDQEDESGDAFNPETLVTLDEAHGDDDEMEEKPKKDAEEDTAVPSDSMAEPPVSPGIDEVARMNFVTVDEVGEEEEEQPAQQPAPEEEEPAKEAVSTPRKGRAKRRQRQAAVRKSTRGRRGVKPSEEVEEEEEEEEEEPQEKTSTLPQTEEAPAALAQPEDKEPKPASLSCETQNTETSSKGSKEDGTSPGQEAKGGLDDVKEQDARKPEMPVTKEDKADVRAPTKVESKQRREEEAETEPEAKRPRSTSPSSADFTMPPFKPDTPVGVDFVVPKTGFFCKLCSLFYGSEDTAKRSHCSSLRHYQNMEKYYQKLKSQQKTSNS comes from the exons atgttgttttttttctccaactTTTTCAGCTTTGCGTTGTTGTTGGAAAGTTTTCCTGTTGCAAATTCGTTGAACGCCTTTGGGAGCTTAGGGAACCTGCCTGTCCTGCCCCCTGCCTCCCTACAGTTGGCACAGATTAAGACCCAGTTGGCTTTGCACCAGTTGAATGCACTTGCTGCCACTAACGCCACTGCGGTCCCATCGCCTGCACAGACTTTGCTCAACCTCTTGAAGGTCTCCATGTCTCACCCCATGTACAACCCTGGTGGGGGAGGCTTCTCTGGGTCCCAGAGGCCCATGGTATCCAACCAGTATGGCCTCGGGGGTCAGGCTGGTATGGACATGGGTGGCTCTCGCATTGGACCTGGTGCTGGGCCCATGTCAGGACCACCACCGGGTATGATGCCTTCAATGAGGTCACAGCAGATGGGTTTTCCATTGGGCCAACGTCCAGCACCGATGTCGCAAGACATTGAGTCATCTATAGAAATGCACCTCAGAGGAGCCCGAGAGGAAGTTCGCCTGCTCAACCGAATTATGCCCCAGCAACCAAAACCATCTGACCCACGCTTGCACGAGGATCCGAGGGAGGAAATGGGCGGTTTTCCTGGACAGAGGGGATCTGGCAGAATGGACGAACAGTCCTCTGCAGATTGGTCGCACTTCCAGCCTACCAACAAACTTTTTTCGTCCTCTGGTTTGGGTcattcctcctcatcttcctcactaTTTCAAACCTCTGGGTTTGGAGGTGGTCCAGGTCCTGGAAGAGGAGGTGTCGAGAGCCAGCCAGGACCTCGTTCGGGTCCTCCTGATCATCGTCCTGTTCGCTACACCTCAGAGAGTGCGAGCAGCATCCTTGCAAGTTTTGGCCTTTCAAATGAGGACCTTGAACTCCTCAGCCATTATCCCGATGATCAACTCACACCTGACAATCTGCCCTTCATTTTGCGAGACATTCGCATTCGCAAGACCAAGCGGACCATGCCTGATACGGACGATCGATCACCACGCGATCAGAGAGCACAGGAACCTCGGCAGAGCAAAGTTATTGACTATGGACACTCGAGTAAATATGGCTATTCAGAGGAGCGCTCCGACTCCTATGGAAGAGATGCGCTTCCAAAAGAGTTGCCGAAATACGAACGAGACGTCGGATCTGGACCTTCTTTTGGTGGAGCTGATCTCGCACGGCGGCCCCAGGCAAGTCCAGCAATGCCCATTTCGGCGAAACCACCTCCGATGGACCATAGGAATGTCTTGGCCGGCCCGCCTCCTGAACTCAAACCGACTCCGCCCAGCACCATGCCTGGAAGAGATCCGGTACCCAAGTCTGCTCCTCCAGCGCCCAGCTGCCCAGCTGTCATGCCACCGACCCATGCTGTTGGTGCCCGCGCTGGCATGATGGTCCTGGGAGATGGCAGTGGAGGTGCCAAGCCCCCGCCGGCATGGTCTCCAGCTTTCCCTCCTCCAAGCAACCCCTCAGGCATGAAGAGGCTCCCAACGCCCACTATGATGAATGATTACTCAGCGGCTACGCCAAGAATCTTTCCTCATACATGCTCTCTGTGTAACGTAGAATGTGTCCTGATCAAG GACTGGATAGAACATCAGAACACAAATCTTCATATTGAGAGCTGCCGGCGTCTCAGGAAGCA ATATCCGGACTGGAATGTGGAAACACTTCCACCTGTCCCCAG AAATGAGTCCAAAGCTCCTGTGGAGCGCCGCAGTCCAAAGCGGCGTTCAAAATCCCGGTCTCATTCGTGGACGAGATCTCCTAGTCCAAGACGACATCATGGATCCACCGGCCGCCGGCCTCGCTCCCGTTCCCGCTCCCGAAGCCCAGCCAGGTACCGACGTTCCCGGAGTCGCTCCCGTTCACCTCGGAGGTTGTCCCGCGCGAGCCCCACCTCCCACGGCCGCCGGCGCTCCCGGAGCCCGCCGTCGCACCGCTCCCGCTCCCCTCCGTCGCGTCGCTCCAGATCCCACTCCCCGCGGAACTACGGCAGACGCTCCCCGCCTCGCTCTGGCCGCAGGGTGAGCCCGCGGAGGTCCAGCCCGCATCGCCGAGCGAGATCCAGCAGCAGCGAAAGACTGGCTAAGAAGCTCATCGAGTCGTCTG CCGGGCTGAACATCAAGGACAGCAGTGCGCTGGAGGCCGTGGTGAACTCTCTGGCTCCAAGTCTGCTCGCTGAGTTGGCCAAGAGGAAGAGTGCCGGCGCCTCATCCTCGACCTCCAGGGATAGCGGCCGCAAGCGGTCGCCTTCTCCTTCCCCCAAGAGGACCTCCTCCAAATCCAGCAGCTCCTCCGCAAACAAGTCCACCAGCTCCTCCATTAAG AAAAAGGCTGGTCCTGGTACAGCTTGCCTGCTCCGGTTCAAAGGAGTGCCTCACAAAACTACGGACCAAGAGCTCGTAGACGTTATCCAGCCTTTTGGGAAGATCAACCATGCCTTTGTGATCAAGGCTATCGAAGAG GCCTCTGTctgcatggagagagaggaagatgccAGAGGGTTGGCCAACTTTAAGAACCTGAGGATACATGGCAGGCTGATCACCATCTGTAGGGAGGAG GAGCTAACGGATCCTAGAGCACGACCTgctggcagagaggagaggaaggttaTGGTTATTAAAAA GAAAGACACAGGCATGGGAAGAGCTCCTCCAGCAAGGCAGGTAGCCAAACCCCCAGGCAGAGCACTTCTCCCTTTCCCGAGAAGGATGCCTCCTCTGCTCCATAATCCTGCAGTCGGCCCTGGGAAGCCAGGCCGGTACCCTGCGAAGGCAGGCCAGGGCGCAGGAAAGGATAGCAAGACTGCAGGAAAGGCTAACCAGACCCAGGGAAAGGCTAACCAGACCCAAGGAAAGGCTAACCAGACCCAGGGAAAAGCAAGCCAAGCCCCTGGGAAGGCCAATCAGACTTCTGGAAAGGCGAACCAGACCTCGGGAAAGGCGAACCAGACCTCGGGAAAGACTGTGGGGAAAGCGGGCCAGGCGCCAGCTAAAGCTGGGCAGAATTCGGCTAAATCAGGCCAGACCGCAGCTAAGCCTCCTCAGTCCACTACAAAGAGCGGTCCAGCGTCCCAGACCGCTAAAGCTAAACCTAAAG aAACAGCAGCTGTGAAGAAAGTTGTCAAAAGG GAAATCCCATGGAGGAAGAATGTGATCACAATATCTGGTATTCCTGCTAGTGGGGTAACAGAAGAGCAGCTGGTGGACTTGGCTAAACCATATGGCTGCAAAACTGTCCCTATCATTGCTGTCAACCAgggaaag GCGTTTATTGAGATGCCCTCTATGGAGGCTGCTGAGGCCATGGTGAAGGCATATTCTGAGACGCCTGCAAAAATTGAGGACGCCCAGCTGACCGTCTCAATGATGACCACACCCATCGACCTGAAATACACG gaatcagtattcagagttCTGATGGGCATGGCAAAAACTGAG GAAATCGCCACGCTGCCCGAGCGTCTCCTCATAGTCTCAAACGTGCCTGTCGCCACCTCGGCTAGCTCAGAGATCTTGGAGCTCGTCAAGCGCTTTGGTGCCTACAAACAGGCTCTGCCTCTCAACAAAAGG ATTATATTTGAGATGGATACCCCTGCCATTGCCAGAGCTGTTCACAACCGCTTCAAGAAGTTTCCCTGTATCATCCAGAACAATCCCCTGAACTTCACCCTGGCTAAACCCCTGAAGCCTGCAGAGGAC GTCAAAAAGAAGAAAGGCGCTAACAG TAACAAAGCAGGAGCTAAGCCTGCTGAGGCGAGCAAGAAAGCTGCACCTACTGCCACCGCTACCGCTACAGCAACAGCTACAGCCACAGccgcagctgcagctgcagctatAGCTACAGCAGCTGAAGATGAGGCCAAACAGCCCAAGACTCCAGCTGCTACAGCTGATGCCGTTCCTTTAGAGGCAGCATCCAGCGCTCCCACAACAGCTCCTCCCTGTGACGATGCCCAATCAGTGACCCCTGAGGCCACTGCAAGCCTGCCCCCTAGTGATGCTACCCCTGAtcctaccaccaccacaacgGTCCCTCCCAGTGATGACAGTTTGGCAGTGACCGTGACCCCTGACAGTTCAGCAGTGGCTGCGTCCCCTGACGGTTTGGCAGTGACCCCTAACATCTCCGAAGCAAAAGAACCCCCGTGTGAGGCACCAGCTGAAGTGACCCCTGATGTCACTGCCACACCATCCACGGAGAGAGTGTCCACTCCTCCCGCCGTTGTTACGGACTCGCAGCCAGATCCCACACCGGCTCAAGAAACCCCGCCCATAGCCGAGAAGGCAGAAGAGGCCTCGGCCGAGAATGCAGGCATCCCTGAGACTGCCGAGACTGACACCCAAGAGGAAAACCTTCCCAAGGACACCGCCGCCGCTGAAGAGTCTGCAGTGGAAGCCTCACAGATCGAGGAGGATGCTCCCGCGACCGCGTCAGGCACAAAGGACGTTGAGTCACGGCAAGACAATCAGGAGGACACAGAGACCTCTCCCGGCGCCGAGCCCATGGAAGTGCCTATGCAACAGAGTGAGCCGAAGGAGGAGAATGCAGGGGTGGAACAGGATGCTGTTGCTAACAGCAACAGTGCAGAGATTACCAAGGCTGCGGCCTCCCCTTCCGTAGCCATGGAGACGCCAAAAATCTCGACCGAAGAAGCAGAACAGGTTAGCGAGGACAAACAGGATGACTGCGTTGAACCGCAGCCAAGCAAAGACAAAGAGTTGGCTAATTCAGAAGAGCCCCCATGTGAGTCGTCCAGCTCTTccaatccaccaccaccaccagcttcAAGCGAAGAATGCAGCGCTCCCCCAGGGGAAAAACCAGCGGCCACGGCGGCGGCACTGAACCCGGCGCCACCTGACGGCGGGCCGGTGTTGGACTTCCCTCCGGTCACCCAGGAGATCCTGCGAGCCCTGGAGGCGGCCGTGCACCAGTGCCGCATGCAGTCGTCCCTGAGGCGGGCCGAGGAGGAGGCCCGACAGAAGCAAGCCGAGGCCGAGAAGAAGAACCCCGCCGCCGGTAATAAGCCAGCCACCCCGAGCAAGACGCCGGCCACCCCGAGCAAAGCCGCCGCCAAACCCAGTCCGCAGGAGAAGAAAGCGCCGGGGACGGACGTCAAGAAAGCCAACGCTTCTTCCGCGGTAGGTGGAGGTAACGGTCGCGGACGGAAAGACTCCAGTCCAGAGAGAGATTCCCGGCACAGGAGCAGGAGCCGCGCAGGGTCGGACGAAGAGCAGCTGCCGACGTCCCGGAGAGGAGGATCGTCCAGCTCCTCGTCCTCACGAAGAAGCAGACAGGACAGCAGCCCTGCCACCAAGAAAGGACGTGAAGACGACAGTAAGCACAAG AGCCACGGCACCAGCAGAAGCACACGCTCATCGAGCAGCTCCAAAGACAAGAAGGAACAG GTTGCTGTTGAACAGCAAGAACAgcaacaggaggaggaagaggaggatgacttTTTCCCATTCAACATGGATGAGTTTGTTACTGTGGACGAGGTCTGCGACGATGCTGAGGAAGAGCCAGCCGAAGTTCCCGAGGAAAcctcaaagagaaagagatctgACTCCCCCCAGCCTGTCGAATCCTCCCAACCTCCGAAGAAGCCGGCTACAGCCTCTCTCAAGGCTCCAAAGACCTCCACCCCAGCCAGCAAAGGAAAACAGGCGAAGAAAGCCACTCCCAGAACGTCGTCACGCAGAACTCGGTCCAGCGCTGCCACGGAGTCGAAAGACGACGTGGAGGATGTGTCGGAGACAGAGCTCCAATCCGACGACTCAAAGCCGAATGCCGACGAAGCGGACGAGCCGAAGAAAGACCTTCCCAAGACCgacacagctgctgctgctgctgctgctgttgttggtgCAGAAGACCAACAGGGGGCGGTAGAGGATGCCAAAGTGGCTGAGGTAACTGCAGAAACCGCTGCAAACTCTGACTCCTCAGAGCAAAATCAAACACAAGAGGTCAAAGTTGAGGTAAAGATCGAGGAAACTTCCCCTGTCCGGCCAGTGACGAAGCTGGAAGAGAGTCACGTAGCTATAGAGAATGTGAAGACGGAGCCCTCTACCTTACTGCTGTCAGAAGAAACTGAGGTTGCTGTGAAAGGCCCCGATGCAGTGAAGGTGGAGGAGTCCGCAGACACTGAATCGGCTGTTGCGAAGACCGATACCCAGACCTCCAAGGAAGAGATCTCGGAGGCTGCGAACCAAGAGGAGAAGAGCGACCTCTCCGTCGCAGGCCATCCCAACCCAAACCTGCTGGTCACGCTGGACGAGGTCAGCGAGGGCGAGGAAGACTTCCCCAACGACGGCGAAGACGACGCCGAGGAGGAAGAGCGCCTGAAGAGGCAGGCCGGGGAGGATCCCGAGGGGCTGGTGACGGTCGACGAGGTCGGAGGGGAGGACGAAGGAGAGAACCTGGACGAGCAGTTCAGAGACATGCAAGCTCTAGTCACCTTGGATGAAATTGTGgcggatgaggaagaggaggaggaggaggacggagaAAGTGAACAACCAGCACTTTGTTCAGACACCGTCCATGATGACCAAGAGGATGAATCAGGGGATGCTTTCAATCCTGAG ACGCTGGTGACGCTGGACGAGGCACACGGAGACGACGACGAGATGGAGGAAAAGCCCAAGAAGGACGCGGAGGAGGACACCGCGGTGCCTTCAGACAGCATGG CTGAGCCTCCGGTGTCCCCCGGGATTGACGAGGTGGCGAGGATGAACTTTGTCACTGTTGAtgaggtgggagaggaggaggaggagcagccggCACAGCAACCAGCtcctgaggaagaggagccgGCAAAGGAGGCAGTCAGCACTCCAAGGAAAGGCAGAGCCAAGAGGAGACAGCGACAGGCCGCAG TGAGGAAGTCAACGCGTGGCAGGAGGGGTGTGAAGCCTagcgaggaggtggaggaggaggaagaggaggaggaggaggaaccgCAAGAGAAGACCTCTACTCTCCCCCAAACTGAAGAGGCACCCGCAGCCTTGGCACAGCCTGAGGACAAGGAACCCAAACCTGCTTCGTTGTCCTGTGAGACCCAGAATACAGAAACCTCATCCAAAGGGTCGAAAGAGGACGGGACGTCTCCTGGGCAAGAGGCCAAGGGTGGCCTTGACGATGTAAAGGAACAGGATGCCAGGAAACCAGAAATGCCTGTTACCAAGGAGGACAAGGCAGATGTTAGAGCTCCCACCAAGG TGGAGTCCAagcagaggagggaagaggaggcggAAACGGAACCAGAGGCCAAGAGACCCCGTTCGACATCTCCCTCGAGCGCAGACTTCACCATGCCTCCTTTCAAGCCTGACACCCCAGTTG ggGTGGACTTTGTGGTGCCTAAAACGGGATTCTTCTGTAAGCTGTGCTCGCTGTTTTATGGCAGCGAGGACACGGCCAAGAGGAGCCACTGCAGCAGCCTGCGTCACTACCAGAACATGGAG AAATATTACCAGAAACTGAAATCTCAACAGAAGACGAGCAACTCCTAA